A genomic region of Devosia ginsengisoli contains the following coding sequences:
- a CDS encoding LysR family transcriptional regulator, whose protein sequence is MDGPKLGMDLNWIEDFRTLVETRSFSLSARRRSISQSAFSKRIRSLEQVFGGELVQRKHLPVTLTPLGEQLYRDSEAIVESVRLALENAAQLEGKGQNEVMFSSASSLAQSFYPQWITRKKALMPEIIPLMLSSRSWSEDGIALQQGQVDFFLSYCSPEIPTVFDRPEFDFRVLGLEQIIPVSAPNANGREPLFSLDREGIEPMPYLARLPGSYIGHMVDLLIERLHPPTVRAFAGTNGENLLGLLIHGNGVSWMPQNRIGEQLAKGTLLPAGSERWQLSVEVRLYRRARRERPIVEKFWNSISQRGDEFPDRTI, encoded by the coding sequence ATGGACGGACCCAAACTCGGCATGGACCTGAACTGGATCGAGGATTTCCGCACCCTCGTGGAGACGCGTAGTTTCAGCCTGTCCGCACGGCGGCGCAGCATCAGCCAGTCAGCTTTTTCTAAGCGTATCCGCTCGCTGGAGCAGGTGTTTGGTGGCGAATTGGTGCAGCGCAAGCATTTGCCGGTAACACTGACACCCTTGGGCGAACAGCTCTATCGGGACAGCGAGGCCATTGTCGAAAGCGTGCGCCTGGCGCTGGAAAATGCGGCACAACTCGAGGGCAAGGGCCAGAATGAGGTCATGTTCTCGTCGGCCAGCAGCCTTGCCCAGTCCTTCTATCCACAATGGATCACCCGCAAGAAGGCGCTGATGCCGGAGATCATCCCGCTAATGCTCTCTTCGCGCAGTTGGAGCGAAGACGGCATCGCGCTGCAGCAGGGGCAGGTCGATTTCTTCCTCAGCTACTGCTCCCCCGAAATCCCGACGGTCTTCGACCGACCCGAGTTCGATTTCCGCGTATTGGGGCTCGAGCAGATCATCCCGGTTAGCGCCCCCAATGCCAATGGGCGCGAGCCGCTCTTCAGCCTCGACCGGGAAGGGATCGAGCCCATGCCCTATCTGGCGCGGCTGCCCGGTTCCTATATTGGTCATATGGTGGATCTGCTGATCGAGCGCCTGCATCCCCCCACGGTCCGGGCCTTTGCCGGCACCAATGGCGAGAACCTGTTGGGCCTGCTGATCCACGGCAATGGCGTCAGTTGGATGCCGCAGAACCGTATCGGCGAGCAATTGGCCAAGGGAACATTGCTGCCCGCGGGCAGCGAGCGTTGGCAGCTCAGCGTCGAAGTCCGCCTCTATCGCCGGGCGCGGCGCGAACGGCCCATTGTCGAAAAATTTTGGAACTCCATCAGCCAGCGCGGTGACGAATTCCCTGATCGAACCATTTAG
- a CDS encoding MmgE/PrpD family protein, whose product MPASTEMAAPSNVSEIIPMADYAARALSLALPDAVVEKAKHHILDTLCAMITGVHLDVGKMALSYSQTLGAVEGASVVGSPRLLHPADAAMINGIIAHADETDDSHPAAIGHPGCAIVPAALAAAEHNGRSGADFLKAVVLGYDYYARMNLALGPNHIYARGHGPYSIGGSWGAAAAAGALYGIDRERLRYVFSNVAQQTSGIATWMRDVDHMEKAFHFGGLPARNGVAAASMIAHGFNGTDDVMHGRGNFMDAFSDAPQRALLADGLGSRFEIMLTNIKKWCVGSPIQAALDSLEYLMEHEGVSRDNVISMEALLPSHVVDVVEDRGVPDINCRHCLALMLVDDGFGFHASHDYSRLTDPAVVAMKAKIALLPSDELAEAKPIRQAIVRARLADGRQVERRTYAVRGVVEHPMERPDIIRKARDLVGPILGERTNTLIETVFGLEDIPDIRTLRLFLQ is encoded by the coding sequence ATGCCCGCCTCGACCGAAATGGCCGCTCCCAGCAATGTCAGCGAAATCATACCGATGGCCGACTATGCCGCCAGGGCTCTGTCTCTCGCGCTACCGGACGCCGTGGTCGAAAAAGCCAAGCACCATATCCTCGATACGCTCTGCGCCATGATTACCGGGGTGCATCTGGACGTGGGCAAGATGGCGCTCTCCTATTCGCAGACGCTGGGCGCGGTCGAAGGCGCCAGTGTCGTGGGCAGTCCGCGCCTGCTGCATCCGGCCGACGCGGCCATGATCAACGGCATCATCGCCCATGCCGACGAGACCGATGACAGCCATCCCGCCGCCATCGGGCATCCCGGTTGCGCCATCGTGCCGGCGGCGCTGGCAGCGGCCGAGCATAATGGCCGCTCGGGCGCTGACTTCCTCAAGGCGGTGGTGCTGGGCTACGACTATTATGCCCGCATGAACCTGGCGCTGGGGCCCAACCATATCTATGCCCGCGGCCACGGTCCCTATTCCATCGGCGGTAGCTGGGGCGCGGCCGCGGCGGCGGGCGCGCTTTATGGCATCGACCGGGAGCGGCTGCGCTATGTCTTCTCAAACGTCGCGCAGCAGACCTCTGGCATTGCCACCTGGATGCGCGATGTCGACCACATGGAAAAGGCCTTCCACTTCGGCGGCCTACCGGCGCGCAATGGCGTCGCTGCCGCCTCGATGATCGCCCATGGCTTCAACGGCACCGACGACGTCATGCATGGCCGCGGCAATTTCATGGATGCATTCTCCGACGCGCCGCAGCGCGCGCTTCTCGCCGACGGGCTGGGGTCGCGCTTCGAAATCATGCTGACCAATATCAAGAAATGGTGCGTCGGCTCGCCCATCCAGGCGGCCCTGGATTCCCTCGAATATCTCATGGAACACGAAGGCGTCAGCCGGGACAATGTGATCTCGATGGAGGCTCTTTTGCCCAGCCACGTGGTCGATGTGGTTGAGGATCGTGGTGTTCCCGACATCAATTGCCGGCACTGCCTCGCCCTGATGCTGGTCGATGACGGCTTCGGCTTCCATGCCTCGCACGATTATTCCCGCCTCACCGATCCAGCGGTCGTGGCGATGAAGGCCAAAATCGCCCTTCTGCCCTCCGACGAGCTGGCCGAGGCCAAGCCGATCCGCCAGGCCATCGTGCGGGCGCGGCTTGCCGACGGCCGTCAGGTCGAGCGGCGGACTTATGCGGTCAGGGGCGTGGTGGAACATCCCATGGAACGCCCGGACATCATCCGCAAGGCGCGCGACCTGGTTGGCCCGATCCTGGGCGAGCGAACCAATACCCTCATCGAAACCGTCTTCGGGCTTGAGGACATCCCGGATATCCGGACCCTCCGGCTTTTCCTCCAATAG
- a CDS encoding ABC transporter substrate-binding protein: MSFLDSSRMYLARTASSLILLAALGAAPALAQELVMGMASAPTSIDPHFHANSSNISMTGQVFEGLTWKDEFMQPHASLAESWHVTEDGVWTFHLRQGVTFHNGEPFTADDVVFTFDRLPTITDSPSPFTARLADIESYRAIDEHTLEVVTKGAAPNLPINLADVQIVSRAVGEGKTTDDYVTGEAMIGTGPYKFVSARIGEVYEFARNDDYWGETPAWETVTQRVIGSDPARVAALLSGDVDLISDVPVTDFATIEANPDMRLWSTGTSSIAFIALDVEHEKPIPGQATDLAGNDLPVNPMLDQRVRHALSMAIDRVGLVERGLSNDAYPASQLVPEGMFGFNPDIPVEPFDLEGAKALLAEAGYPDGFKVVLSTSNDDTMRARAVQAVAQMWTRAGVQTTVETMPHAVFIPKTNDFEYAHMIHSWGTSTGEAAYTLRGIAGTRDHENGIGTSNRGRYSNPEVDTLVVEASSTVDDAVREELLQRAMAMVVTEDYGLIPLYNRKATWASNASVVYTPSRANVSNALFARPAE; this comes from the coding sequence ATGTCATTTCTAGACTCTTCTCGCATGTATCTGGCGCGGACCGCCTCAAGCCTCATCCTGCTCGCTGCGCTCGGAGCCGCCCCAGCCCTGGCGCAGGAATTGGTCATGGGCATGGCGTCCGCCCCCACCTCGATCGACCCGCATTTCCACGCCAACAGCTCCAACATTTCCATGACGGGCCAGGTCTTCGAGGGCCTGACCTGGAAGGACGAGTTCATGCAGCCTCATGCCAGCCTAGCTGAAAGCTGGCACGTGACCGAGGATGGCGTGTGGACCTTCCACCTCCGCCAGGGCGTGACCTTCCACAATGGCGAACCCTTCACCGCCGATGACGTGGTGTTCACCTTCGACCGCCTGCCCACCATCACCGACAGCCCCAGCCCTTTCACCGCCCGGCTGGCCGATATCGAGTCCTACCGTGCCATCGACGAGCACACGCTCGAAGTCGTCACCAAGGGCGCAGCGCCGAACCTTCCGATCAACCTGGCCGACGTGCAGATCGTCTCGCGCGCCGTGGGCGAGGGCAAGACGACCGACGACTATGTCACGGGCGAAGCCATGATCGGCACCGGCCCCTACAAGTTCGTGTCGGCACGGATCGGGGAAGTCTACGAATTTGCCCGCAATGACGATTATTGGGGCGAAACGCCAGCCTGGGAAACGGTTACCCAGCGCGTCATCGGCTCCGACCCGGCACGCGTCGCTGCGCTGCTGTCGGGCGATGTCGACCTGATCTCGGACGTGCCGGTCACCGACTTCGCCACCATCGAAGCCAATCCCGACATGCGCCTGTGGTCGACCGGGACCAGCAGCATCGCCTTCATCGCGCTCGACGTCGAGCATGAAAAGCCCATTCCGGGCCAGGCGACCGACCTTGCCGGCAACGACCTGCCGGTCAATCCGATGCTCGACCAGCGCGTACGTCATGCCCTTTCCATGGCCATCGACCGTGTGGGCTTGGTGGAACGCGGGCTCAGCAACGATGCTTACCCGGCCAGCCAGTTGGTGCCCGAGGGCATGTTCGGCTTCAATCCCGACATTCCAGTCGAGCCCTTCGACCTCGAAGGCGCCAAGGCGCTCCTGGCCGAGGCCGGTTATCCCGACGGTTTCAAGGTCGTGCTCTCGACGTCCAATGACGACACGATGCGCGCCCGGGCCGTCCAGGCGGTGGCGCAGATGTGGACCCGCGCCGGCGTGCAGACCACGGTGGAAACCATGCCGCATGCGGTCTTCATCCCCAAGACCAATGACTTCGAATATGCCCATATGATCCATTCCTGGGGCACTTCGACCGGCGAGGCGGCCTACACGCTGCGTGGCATTGCGGGCACGCGCGACCACGAGAATGGCATCGGTACCTCCAATCGCGGCCGCTATTCCAATCCGGAAGTCGACACCCTGGTGGTCGAAGCCTCCTCCACCGTGGACGACGCCGTACGTGAAGAACTGCTGCAGCGTGCCATGGCCATGGTGGTCACCGAGGACTATGGGTTGATCCCGCTCTACAACCGCAAGGCGACCTGGGCCTCCAACGCCTCGGTGGTCTATACGCCCTCGCGGGCCAATGTGAGCAACGCGCTCTTCGCCCGCCCGGCTGAATAG
- a CDS encoding ABC transporter permease gives MTEMIIRRLLQSVVTLLVLSFITFAGIYLIGNPMEVLADESATAAQIQAATERLGLDQPLWVQYWHYMERLFAGDFGRSYVTSLPVSTMILQRLPATLEMTVTSLLISVGIGLPLGVVAGVFPKSPWSRGGSVLSVLGFSLPNFWFGLMLLLCLAVWFPILPAIGRGQTVEVNGVAWSFLTQDGLAHLAMPALTLAIGNMALMFRLAKSGMQEVMLLDYIKLARIKGLPSRRIVVVHALRNVMIPIITIVGLEIGGLIAGSIITETVFAWPGIGKLLIDSINMLDRPVVVAYMLIFTFTFVLINLIVDICYIVLDPRTREALQG, from the coding sequence ATGACCGAAATGATCATCCGCAGGCTGCTGCAGTCTGTCGTGACGCTGCTGGTTCTGAGCTTCATTACCTTTGCCGGTATCTACCTGATCGGCAATCCCATGGAAGTGCTGGCCGATGAATCGGCCACTGCGGCGCAGATCCAGGCCGCGACCGAACGGCTCGGGCTCGATCAGCCGCTCTGGGTGCAATATTGGCACTATATGGAACGGCTCTTTGCGGGTGATTTCGGCCGCTCCTATGTCACCAGCCTGCCCGTCTCCACCATGATCCTGCAGCGCCTGCCCGCCACGCTGGAAATGACTGTCACCTCGCTGCTCATTTCGGTCGGCATCGGCCTGCCGCTGGGAGTTGTCGCTGGGGTATTTCCCAAAAGCCCCTGGTCGCGTGGCGGAAGCGTGCTGTCGGTGCTGGGATTCAGCCTGCCCAATTTCTGGTTCGGCCTCATGCTGCTGCTCTGCCTTGCCGTGTGGTTTCCCATCCTGCCCGCCATCGGCCGCGGCCAGACGGTCGAGGTCAACGGCGTCGCCTGGAGCTTCCTGACCCAGGACGGGCTGGCGCATCTGGCCATGCCGGCGCTGACCCTGGCCATCGGCAACATGGCGCTGATGTTCCGGCTGGCAAAGTCGGGCATGCAGGAAGTCATGCTGCTCGACTATATCAAGCTGGCGCGCATCAAGGGTCTGCCCTCGCGCCGTATTGTAGTCGTCCACGCCCTGCGCAATGTGATGATCCCGATCATCACCATTGTCGGGCTAGAGATCGGCGGCCTGATCGCTGGTTCCATCATCACCGAAACCGTCTTCGCCTGGCCCGGCATCGGCAAGCTGCTGATCGATTCCATCAACATGCTCGACCGGCCGGTGGTCGTCGCCTACATGCTCATCTTCACCTTCACCTTCGTGCTCATCAACCTCATCGTCGACATCTGCTACATCGTGCTCGACCCGCGGACCCGCGAGGCGCTGCAAGGATGA
- a CDS encoding ABC transporter permease, translated as MTSTPLARPAMRFSERPLGRFWREYSQSHAAVFGLVMTLILIAVAFLAPLIAPQDPYDLMQVDFMDSELPPGAIGGAGQTYVLGTDANGRDMLSALLFGLRASFMVALSSLGIALVFGTLMGLVSAYAGRWVDSLIMRIVDIQMSFPTILVAMMLMVTFGRGIDKTIFALAVVQWAYFARNVRASALVERSREYVLAAQLAQVPTFRILWRHILPNCLPPLMVIASIQLASAVSIEASLSFLGLGMPVTQPSLGMLISNGFGYLLGGKYWISVAPGIALGLTVFSLSLMSDRLRDMFNPRLKR; from the coding sequence ATGACATCCACTCCTCTCGCCCGCCCCGCCATGCGCTTTTCCGAGCGGCCGCTGGGCCGGTTCTGGCGCGAATATTCCCAGAGCCATGCCGCCGTCTTCGGTCTGGTCATGACCCTGATCCTGATCGCTGTCGCGTTCCTTGCGCCCCTCATCGCGCCGCAGGACCCATACGACCTGATGCAGGTCGATTTCATGGACAGCGAACTGCCGCCCGGGGCCATAGGCGGGGCGGGGCAGACCTATGTGTTGGGCACGGACGCCAATGGGCGCGACATGCTCTCGGCCCTCTTATTCGGGCTGCGGGCCAGCTTCATGGTGGCGCTGTCGAGCCTGGGCATCGCCCTGGTTTTCGGCACGCTGATGGGGCTGGTATCGGCCTATGCCGGGCGCTGGGTGGATTCGCTCATCATGCGCATCGTCGATATCCAGATGAGCTTTCCCACCATTCTCGTCGCCATGATGCTGATGGTGACCTTCGGGCGCGGCATCGACAAGACGATCTTCGCGCTGGCCGTGGTGCAATGGGCCTATTTCGCCCGCAATGTCCGCGCCTCGGCCCTGGTGGAACGGAGCCGCGAATATGTGCTGGCGGCGCAACTGGCGCAAGTTCCCACCTTCCGCATCCTGTGGCGCCATATCCTGCCCAATTGCCTGCCGCCGCTCATGGTCATCGCCTCGATCCAGCTTGCCTCGGCCGTATCGATCGAAGCATCCCTGTCCTTTCTCGGGCTGGGCATGCCGGTCACTCAGCCTTCGCTGGGCATGCTGATCTCCAATGGCTTCGGCTATCTTCTGGGCGGCAAATACTGGATCAGCGTTGCCCCGGGCATCGCGCTCGGCCTCACCGTCTTTTCCCTCAGCCTCATGTCCGATCGGCTGCGCGACATGTTCAATCCGAGGTTGAAGCGATGA
- a CDS encoding ABC transporter ATP-binding protein — protein sequence MNRPLLEVRNLQTHFLTSMGAIRAVDDVSFALQRGEVLGLVGESGSGKTITGYSILGVVDEPGQIVGGEIVLRDAEDREVVLNHLGEKQLRRLRGNRIAMIMQDPMMSLNPSLRIGTQLVETVLAHRQVSRSEAERRAVDVMRRVGIPDPEQRIQAFPHEFSGGMRQRIAIAIALINEPDLIIADEPTTALDVTTQVQILVEVQKLARDTGTAWIWITHDLAVVAGLAQHVAVMYAGKVVEFGATEDLLDHPRHPYTRGLIASIPGEGELASGRRLHQIPGNTPSLLNLPEGCAFRTRCDRAGAQCDIQPMLETSPAGNRALRCWHPLEGQSP from the coding sequence ATGAACCGGCCCCTGCTCGAAGTGCGCAACCTGCAGACACATTTTCTCACCAGTATGGGCGCGATCCGCGCCGTCGACGATGTGAGCTTCGCGCTGCAGCGCGGCGAGGTTCTGGGCCTGGTCGGCGAATCCGGCTCGGGCAAGACCATTACCGGCTATTCCATCCTGGGCGTGGTGGACGAGCCGGGCCAGATCGTCGGCGGCGAGATCGTGCTGCGCGATGCCGAGGATCGGGAAGTGGTGCTCAACCATCTGGGCGAAAAGCAGCTGCGGCGCCTGCGCGGCAACCGCATCGCGATGATCATGCAGGATCCCATGATGTCGCTCAATCCGTCGCTGCGCATCGGCACCCAGCTCGTCGAGACGGTGCTGGCTCATCGCCAGGTGTCGCGGTCCGAGGCGGAGCGCCGCGCCGTGGACGTGATGCGCCGGGTCGGCATTCCCGATCCCGAACAGCGCATACAGGCTTTTCCGCATGAATTCTCCGGCGGCATGCGGCAGCGCATCGCCATCGCCATCGCGCTCATTAACGAGCCGGACCTGATCATCGCTGACGAGCCGACCACAGCGCTGGACGTCACCACGCAGGTGCAAATCCTGGTCGAGGTGCAGAAGCTCGCGCGCGACACCGGCACGGCCTGGATCTGGATCACCCACGACCTGGCGGTGGTCGCGGGCCTGGCCCAGCATGTCGCCGTCATGTATGCGGGCAAGGTAGTAGAATTCGGTGCCACCGAAGACCTGCTCGACCATCCCCGCCATCCCTATACGCGCGGATTGATCGCCTCCATTCCCGGCGAGGGCGAGCTGGCCTCCGGCCGGCGTCTGCACCAGATCCCCGGCAATACGCCGTCCCTGCTCAACCTGCCCGAAGGCTGCGCCTTTCGCACCCGCTGCGACCGGGCCGGCGCGCAATGCGACATCCAGCCCATGCTGGAAACCAGTCCCGCCGGGAATCGCGCCTTGCGCTGTTGGCACCCATTGGAAGGGCAATCACCATGA
- a CDS encoding ABC transporter ATP-binding protein, translating into MTPDAKIESLLEMRGIEHIFGRREDWVDKGVRLIRGKRTAPARVRALNGVDLTLRKGEVLGIAGESGCGKSTLGRAMVGLMHPTGGSVTYRGQPVMRGRRPRHLKLQMIFQDSGSVLNPRLRVKELIGEGPILHGLLARRDLEDFVADQLETVGMAPDVMNRYPHQFSGGQRQRINIARVLALQPETIVCDESVAALDVSIQAQILNLFMDLKDRFGLTYAFISHDLGVLRHISDRIMVMYLGRVVEEGPAAEVFANPRHPYTRALLENAPRLSRRNQTFQAVPGEVPSPLNMPSGCAFHTRCALRRPECSLSVPNLIGSGAHRHACPIVEAAA; encoded by the coding sequence ATGACGCCCGACGCAAAAATCGAGTCCCTGCTCGAAATGCGGGGCATCGAGCATATCTTTGGCCGCCGCGAGGACTGGGTCGACAAGGGCGTCCGGCTGATCCGCGGCAAGCGGACCGCCCCGGCCCGCGTCCGGGCTCTCAACGGCGTCGATCTCACGCTGCGCAAGGGCGAGGTGCTTGGCATTGCCGGTGAATCGGGGTGCGGCAAATCCACATTGGGCCGCGCCATGGTCGGGCTGATGCATCCCACAGGCGGCAGCGTGACCTATCGCGGTCAGCCGGTGATGCGCGGGCGCCGACCCCGCCACCTCAAGTTGCAGATGATCTTTCAGGATTCAGGCTCCGTCCTCAACCCCCGCCTGCGGGTCAAGGAACTGATCGGGGAAGGGCCGATCCTGCATGGATTGCTGGCGCGCCGGGACCTCGAAGACTTCGTCGCCGACCAGCTCGAAACGGTCGGCATGGCGCCCGATGTCATGAACCGTTATCCGCACCAGTTTTCGGGCGGGCAGCGCCAGCGCATCAATATCGCCCGTGTCCTGGCCCTCCAGCCGGAAACCATCGTCTGCGACGAATCGGTGGCCGCGCTCGACGTTTCCATCCAGGCGCAGATCCTCAACCTGTTCATGGACCTCAAGGACAGGTTCGGGCTTACCTATGCCTTCATCAGCCACGACCTGGGCGTGCTCCGCCACATCTCGGACCGCATCATGGTAATGTATCTGGGCCGGGTGGTGGAGGAAGGGCCGGCGGCAGAGGTCTTCGCCAATCCGCGCCATCCCTATACGCGCGCGCTGCTCGAAAACGCCCCGCGGCTCTCGCGCCGCAACCAGACCTTCCAGGCTGTACCAGGCGAGGTGCCTTCGCCCCTCAACATGCCCAGCGGCTGCGCTTTCCACACGCGCTGCGCGCTGCGGCGTCCCGAATGCAGCCTTTCCGTTCCAAACCTGATAGGCAGCGGAGCGCACCGCCACGCCTGTCCTATCGTGGAGGCCGCAGCATGA